A single window of Dermochelys coriacea isolate rDerCor1 chromosome 14, rDerCor1.pri.v4, whole genome shotgun sequence DNA harbors:
- the LOC119842595 gene encoding LOW QUALITY PROTEIN: HLA class II histocompatibility antigen, DR alpha chain-like (The sequence of the model RefSeq protein was modified relative to this genomic sequence to represent the inferred CDS: deleted 1 base in 1 codon): MCPPTDLLALPAPRPAQCLAEEMGAGRGVPMAQLALLTLLALPGAGAVTADHVLSQVAFYQRTDRSQREAGEFMFEFDQDEIFHVDLEKKETVWRLPDFGKFTSFEAQGALGNIAVLKKNMEIMIQRSNHTRAQNVPPEVTVFPKGPVELGEPNILICFVDKFSPPALSVTWLKNGQDVTGGVYETDFYPRQDNSFRKFSYLPFLPSQGDFYDCRVEHWGLPEPFMKHWEAQVPTPVPETTETLVCALGLAVGIIGIIVGTILIIKGMKMNAARNPRGPL; this comes from the exons ATGTGCCCCCCCACCGACCTCCTAGCACTGCCGGCCCCGCGCCCAGCCCAGTGCTTGGCG GAGGAGATGGGCGCAGGACGGGGTGTCCCcatggcccagctggccctgctcACCCTGCTGGCGCTGCCAGGTGCCGGGGCAGTGACAG CGGATCACGTGCTCTCCCAGGTGGCGTTCTACCAGCGCACGGACCGATCCCAGCGGGAGGCCGGGGAGTTCATGTTCGAGTTCGACCAGGACGAGATCTTCCATGTGGACCTGGAGAAGAAGGAGACCGTCTGGCGCCTGCCTGACTTCGGCAAGTTCACCAGCTTCGAGGCGCAGGGCGCCCTGGGCAACATTGCCGTGCTGAAGAAGAACATGGAGATCATGATCCAGAGGTCCAACCACACGCGGGCCCAGAATG TGCCCCCTGAGGTGACCGTGTTCCCCAAAGGCCCTGTGGAGCTGGGGGAGCCCAACATCCTGATCTGCTTCGTGGACAAGTTCTCCCCACCCGCGCTCAGCGTGACGTGGCTGAAGAACGGGCAGGACGTGACGGGGGGCGTCTACGAGACCGACTTCTACCCCCGCCAGGACAACTCCTTCCGCAAGTTCTCCTAcctgcccttcctccccagccagggCGACTTCTACGACTGCCGGGTGGAGCACTGGGGGCTGCCCGAGCCCTTCATGAAGcactggg aAGCCCAGGTACCCACCCCCGTCCCCGAGACCACAGAGACCCTGGTGTGCGCCCTGGGCCTGGCCGTGGGCATCATCGGCATCATTGTGGGCACCATCCTCATCATCAAGGGGATGAAGATGAACGCCGCCCGCAACCCGCGGGGCCCCTTGTGA
- the LOC119842603 gene encoding H-2 class II histocompatibility antigen, E-S beta chain-like isoform X3, whose protein sequence is MGAGWILGTGSRWAGALLVTLTVLRTHLAHCTEPEGRFLFQAKAECLYTNGTARVRFLERYLYGRQQFVHFDSELGRFVADTELGRPDAEFWNKDPATLADNRAAVDRFCRHNYAVAQTGRMVGRRVKPEVKVFPTKSGSESHPHLLVCSVTEFYPGRIEIKWLKNGQEQTAGVVSTELLQNGDWTFQILVMLEMSPQRGDVYTCQVEHISLQDPLTVHWEAQSDSARSKMLTGVGGFVLGLIFLVPGLLIYLKNKKGRPVPQPAGLLN, encoded by the exons ATGGGGGCTGGTTGGATCCTGGGGACCGGGAGCCGCTGGGCTGGGGCTCTGCTGGTGACACTGACGGTGCTGAGAACCCACCTGGCTCATTGCACGGAGCCCGAAG GGCGGTTCCTCTTCCAGGCGAAGGCCGAATGTCTCTACACCAACGGCACCGCGCGGGTCCGGTTCCTGGAGCGATACTTGTACGGCCGGCAGCAGTTCGTGCACTTCGACAGCGAGCTGGGGCGGTTCGTGGCGGACACGGAGCTGGGGCGGCCCGACGCCGAGTTCTGGAACAAGGACCCGGCGACCCTGGCGGACAACCGGGCCGCGGTGGACCGGTTCTGCCGGCACAACTACGCGGTGGCGCAGACCGGGAGGATGGTCGGCCGCAGAG ttAAGCCCGAGGTGAAAGTTTTCCCCACAAAATCGGGGTCCGagtcccacccccacctgctggtTTGCTCTGTGACTGAGTTTTACCCTGGGAGGATCGAGATTAAGTGGTTGAAGAACGGGCAGGAGCAGACGGCCGGGGTGGTGTCCACGGAGCTGCTCCAGAACGGAGACTGGACCTTCCAGATCCTGGTGATGCTGGAGATGAGCCCCCAGCGCGGGGACGTCTACACCTGCCAGGTGGAGCACATCAGCCTGCAGGACCCCCTCACCGTGCACTGGG AGGCGCAGTCTGACTCCGCCAGGAGCAAGATGCTGACGGGGGTCGGGGGCTTCGTGCTGGGGCTGATCTTCCTGGTGCCAGGACTCCTCATCTACCTGAAGAATAAGAAAG GGCGCCCTGTTCCCCAACCTGCAG ggctCCTGAATTAG
- the LOC119842603 gene encoding H-2 class II histocompatibility antigen, E-S beta chain-like isoform X2, which translates to MGAGWILGTGSRWAGALLVTLTVLRTHLAHCTEPPGRFLFQAKAECLYTNGTARVRFLERYLYGRQQFVHFDSELGRFVADTELGRPDAEFWNKDPATLADNRAAVDRFCRHNYAVAQTGRMVGRRVKPEVKVFPTKSGSESHPHLLVCSVTEFYPGRIEIKWLKNGQEQTAGVVSTELLQNGDWTFQILVMLEMSPQRGDVYTCQVEHISLQDPLTVHWEAQSDSARSKMLTGVGGFVLGLIFLVPGLLIYLKNKKGRPVPQPAGLLN; encoded by the exons ATGGGGGCTGGTTGGATCCTGGGGACCGGGAGCCGCTGGGCTGGGGCTCTGCTGGTGACACTGACGGTGCTGAGAACCCACCTGGCTCATTGCACGGAG CCCCCAGGGCGGTTCCTCTTCCAGGCGAAGGCCGAATGTCTCTACACCAACGGCACCGCGCGGGTCCGGTTCCTGGAGCGATACTTGTACGGCCGGCAGCAGTTCGTGCACTTCGACAGCGAGCTGGGGCGGTTCGTGGCGGACACGGAGCTGGGGCGGCCCGACGCCGAGTTCTGGAACAAGGACCCGGCGACCCTGGCGGACAACCGGGCCGCGGTGGACCGGTTCTGCCGGCACAACTACGCGGTGGCGCAGACCGGGAGGATGGTCGGCCGCAGAG ttAAGCCCGAGGTGAAAGTTTTCCCCACAAAATCGGGGTCCGagtcccacccccacctgctggtTTGCTCTGTGACTGAGTTTTACCCTGGGAGGATCGAGATTAAGTGGTTGAAGAACGGGCAGGAGCAGACGGCCGGGGTGGTGTCCACGGAGCTGCTCCAGAACGGAGACTGGACCTTCCAGATCCTGGTGATGCTGGAGATGAGCCCCCAGCGCGGGGACGTCTACACCTGCCAGGTGGAGCACATCAGCCTGCAGGACCCCCTCACCGTGCACTGGG AGGCGCAGTCTGACTCCGCCAGGAGCAAGATGCTGACGGGGGTCGGGGGCTTCGTGCTGGGGCTGATCTTCCTGGTGCCAGGACTCCTCATCTACCTGAAGAATAAGAAAG GGCGCCCTGTTCCCCAACCTGCAG ggctCCTGAATTAG
- the LOC119842603 gene encoding H-2 class II histocompatibility antigen, E-S beta chain-like isoform X4, with product MGAGWILGTGSRWAGALLVTLTVLRTHLAHCTEPPGRFLFQAKAECLYTNGTARVRFLERYLYGRQQFVHFDSELGRFVADTELGRPDAEFWNKDPATLADNRAAVDRFCRHNYAVAQTGRMVGRRVKPEVKVFPTKSGSESHPHLLVCSVTEFYPGRIEIKWLKNGQEQTAGVVSTELLQNGDWTFQILVMLEMSPQRGDVYTCQVEHISLQDPLTVHWEAQSDSARSKMLTGVGGFVLGLIFLVPGLLIYLKNKKGRPVPQPAGLLN from the exons ATGGGGGCTGGTTGGATCCTGGGGACCGGGAGCCGCTGGGCTGGGGCTCTGCTGGTGACACTGACGGTGCTGAGAACCCACCTGGCTCATTGCACGGAG CCCCCAGGGCGGTTCCTCTTCCAGGCGAAGGCCGAATGTCTCTACACCAACGGCACCGCGCGGGTCCGGTTCCTGGAGCGATACTTGTACGGCCGGCAGCAGTTCGTGCACTTCGACAGCGAGCTGGGGCGGTTCGTGGCGGACACGGAGCTGGGGCGGCCCGACGCCGAGTTCTGGAACAAGGACCCGGCGACCCTGGCGGACAACCGGGCCGCGGTGGACCGGTTCTGCCGGCACAACTACGCGGTGGCGCAGACCGGGAGGATGGTCGGCCGCAGAG ttAAGCCCGAGGTGAAAGTTTTCCCCACAAAATCGGGGTCCGagtcccacccccacctgctggtTTGCTCTGTGACTGAGTTTTACCCTGGGAGGATCGAGATTAAGTGGTTGAAGAACGGGCAGGAGCAGACGGCCGGGGTGGTGTCCACGGAGCTGCTCCAGAACGGAGACTGGACCTTCCAGATCCTGGTGATGCTGGAGATGAGCCCCCAGCGCGGGGACGTCTACACCTGCCAGGTGGAGCACATCAGCCTGCAGGACCCCCTCACCGTGCACTGGG AGGCGCAGTCTGACTCCGCCAGGAGCAAGATGCTGACGGGGGTCGGGGGCTTCGTGCTGGGGCTGATCTTCCTGGTGCCAGGACTCCTCATCTACCTGAAGAATAAGAAAG